The following are encoded together in the Hypnocyclicus thermotrophus genome:
- a CDS encoding YitT family protein, whose protein sequence is MKNKLKDILVDYFFINFGLVISAIGIGLFLVPGKIVSGGVSGIATILYYTFNLPVGLVMLALNIPLFLIGLKIFGKTYGVKTFFGTVFLSVYIDLLRFIIPNANNIIDFDKASNALIAPIFGGVITGIGVGLIMKFGGSTGGTDIVAQIINKYFKIPLGYSFIFIDGLILLAGSSVFGIEKGLYAIISLYAGAVAINKIFEGVSYSKMIYIISDYHEDIKNLILHDFDRGGTGLYGNGLYTNKDKKIIMTVLKNNEIHELKNYVKQIDPNAFVIISEVYEVLGEGFTPF, encoded by the coding sequence TTGAAAAACAAACTTAAGGATATACTTGTTGATTATTTTTTTATAAATTTTGGTTTAGTAATCTCAGCAATAGGAATTGGATTATTTTTAGTTCCTGGCAAGATTGTTTCTGGTGGTGTATCTGGTATCGCTACAATTTTATATTATACATTTAATTTACCTGTTGGTTTAGTAATGTTAGCATTAAATATTCCCTTGTTTTTAATAGGATTAAAAATTTTTGGTAAAACATATGGAGTAAAAACTTTTTTTGGAACTGTATTTTTATCTGTCTATATTGATTTATTAAGATTTATTATTCCTAATGCTAATAATATTATTGATTTTGATAAAGCAAGTAATGCACTTATTGCACCTATATTTGGTGGAGTTATTACTGGAATTGGTGTAGGTTTAATAATGAAGTTTGGTGGAAGTACTGGAGGAACTGATATTGTTGCTCAGATAATAAATAAATATTTCAAAATACCTCTTGGTTATTCATTTATTTTTATAGATGGTTTGATTTTATTAGCTGGTAGTTCTGTATTTGGTATAGAAAAAGGACTTTATGCTATAATTTCACTTTATGCCGGTGCTGTTGCAATAAACAAAATATTTGAAGGGGTTAGTTATTCAAAAATGATATATATTATAAGTGATTATCATGAAGATATAAAAAATCTTATATTACATGATTTTGATAGAGGTGGCACTGGATTATATGGAAATGGACTTTATACAAATAAAGATAAAAAAATCATAATGACAGTTTTAAAAAATAATGAAATACATGAATTAAAAAATTATGTAAAACAAATTGATCCAAATGCTTTTGTGATTATATCAGAAGTTTATGAAGTACTTGGTGAAGGTTTTACCCCTTTTTAG